Genomic DNA from uncultured Acetobacterium sp.:
GAACACCTCACTCACAGAATGCGCCATCAGACGCCTTGTAGATCAAGGTAAGATCAAATGTGTAAAGGCCGGGCGGAAAAAATTAATCAATTTGGATCAGCTTATCACTTATTTGAGTGATCCATTTCCGGAAGAGGCACCAGAAGAGGTGCCAGGCGAAAAAGAAAAGGTTATAACCCTGGAAAGAATGGACGCTTACAAGAAAAGTATCGGGCTGGTTAAGTAATACGCAATTTTCGGATGTACACCAATCGTGGTATTTTAACAGCGAAATACAATCAAATGGGAAGGATCCAGTAGTTTAGCTGTGAAAAGAGTAAACTCCTGGCCTCTTCTCATTA
This window encodes:
- a CDS encoding DNA-binding protein, which codes for MKTPRMRTIPQSAAELKALDQNTSLTECAIRRLVDQGKIKCVKAGRKKLINLDQLITYLSDPFPEEAPEEVPGEKEKVITLERMDAYKKSIGLVK